The Argopecten irradians isolate NY chromosome 4, Ai_NY, whole genome shotgun sequence genome has a window encoding:
- the LOC138321656 gene encoding uncharacterized protein isoform X1, producing MFDQFPSKSGLSLWPDPPETNNEFMYYLCGGLGIIYLMCLILAYSSKKSKSSIIVVTPNEEVENEKLLHKYLLVLSTSLLPGSSCSSKAKVFIQLVGKKVKSNYNMIKVFSGDRFLFQRGNKDIILIRTKEYLGPLHEVKIVVSTGLSYIKWRPYSALVTCMTTGNTYPVDCRLINPTRTAVQGEDGIVFPYNNRRSCSCHAILRKIATFHPWLSPFNVPLRFGNFSQVDSTNFIFLALTLLMALTLVGYILTSTNVTETFSMEVEFVIMAAVTVAAVSIVMYLLSILLRNVKSGKKEIIDELFPKSVMIEKCTDEGNHVEKQVDLPGVKASQVQFSITHFPSWLSERSSQSVKSGDQSDTDFKSFMSIDMEREQNIVPDKQTPNLEADDNAANLGIGRFQNQDVFISSTDLDGENKETFKSTTGFEVCSLKKDSCVELSSDQRIIDSEISFTSLEIEPDSNNSADKDSQNSKVKSKNEKSNTSADNLMHAYGGTAERNDSKDNLDAEMFLDVEAESDMFLDVASSESKMKGKSGQLRSVSADCQGNIGGCLKDFASALSLPSIHTMKQHQMPGTEMDQSDEICKEYIVQNVFNTEEDDESLGKFLQNSCPNVRESKSSLQPEDGSVESLYARPMKPLPGSHAKEYYTGPMVKEESEALLSCDEVSIHMDNTEEADEDDQFWEIDHKASSNLFYPVARQSSSISDSEVRDELLQTKMTEWESDEVQKLTNKRNTQLHENTRRLTLHLMVHFCEIRRSLLTKVDSSMIYQKTKLAAHQWLTMLLEEQFIAIQYANRMLTIQRNPCAVRRISLGGEVPEWPLSLTAQCVRQCIQHVCDAMTLPQRSNYRERLDKDIKETLTGYLHESIRQFYDHHKETVNSSNILSSVSTESSTVCHQSLPGPYVSQSSPEQQLRDHCQVLPRSAENLNTFLHEISSFYMECVQTCILIDKDHRLRVCVSPVFTCSTEHQKEVQVLLDPPQLSRSFIELSIESQLYRVALTGAKNELWLEYEDPISVYTAFLMQKVTLDKLKTMLTWCNPCSCEENLTNNSQSHESFHVKDTVDRQAVKGTHGLVQNLKATLSGKLASYSGVLSQKLSLLRESKSALITMLTKKSDANMKTTIELHPLIPFLDKKWHRLGFHRTLNVKKNLTQALMSKLVKDLKRERAQCKLSENHLLLGNISCLYRIEKQIYDELDRNAEVCFEQWCPYIQQIIDDNKLDSDRTRDQICAVVDVASQKMLASLESIVTDLVQREIIQYKAAQATQMSICQTDKIQVPETDDGETVTSYEMNFSELIKEFQPMKTYLSRVTQLEKVVTKELIQVHFYERYQRKHDKFAAITFQHVLDSYYEKDPDMMDTTLTNVNLQQLEWHILGENTKVIPGWFGRLVTFVMFCLTVFGLVYVTLTGSSLSVTQIQEWMACFCISVALYAFVFEPFVSMVGYLGY from the exons ATGTTTGACCAGTTTCCATCCAAATCTGGCCTTTCTCTTTGGCCAGATCCAccagaaacaaataatgaattcATGTATTACTTGTGTGGGGGACTTGGTATTATCTACCTGATGTGTTTGATCTTGGCCTACTCTAGCAAAAAATCAAAG TCCAGTATAATTGTGGTGACTCCCAATGAAGAAGTGGAGAATGAAAAATTGCTACACAAGTATCTACTGGTATTATCTACATCACTTCTACCAG gTTCCAGCTGCTCATCAAAAGCTAAAGTATTCATACAGTTGGTTGGTAAAAAAGTGAAATCCAATTACAACATGATAAAGGTTTTCTCAGGGGACAGATTTCTGTTTCAACGTGGGAATAAAGACATTATTCTGATACGTACAAAGG AATACCTTGGTCCTCTTCATGAAGTCAAAATTGTGGTGTCAACTGGATTGAGTTACATCAAATG GAGACCATATTCTGCACTAGTAACTTGTATGACGACAGGGAACACCTATCCTGTGGACTGTCGACTTATAAACCCAACCAGGACTGCTGTACAGGGGGAGGACGGCATTGTTTTTCCGTACAATAACAG GAGGTCATGCAGCTGCCATGCCATTTTGAGAAAAATTGCAACATTTCACCcttggttatctccctttaatgtACCTCTAAGATTTGGCAATTTTTCACAAGTAGACAGCACAAACTTTATCTTTCTGGCATTGACCTTACTGATGGCCTTGACCTTGGTGGGTTACATTCTAACATCTACAAATGTCACAGAGACCTTTTCTATGGAAGTTGAGTTTGTAATCATGGCAGCAGTAACTGTGGCAGCTGTCAGTATTGTCATGTATCTACTGAGTATTTTACTGAGGAATGTGAAGTCAGGAAAGAAAGAAATCATTGATGAATTGTTTCCAAAATCTGTTATGATTGAAAAATGTACAGATGAAGGGAACCATGTAGAGAAACAGGTGGACTTACCTGGCGTTAAGGCGTCACAGGTACAATTTAGTATAACACATTTTCCTTCATGGCTCAGCGAAAGATCATCACAGAGTGTGAAAAGTGGAGATCAGTCTGATACTGACTTCAAGAGCTTTATGTCAATAGACATGGAGCGAGAACAAAACATTGTGCCAGACAAACAAACACCTAACCTGGAAGCTGATGACAATGCTGCCAATTTGGGTATAGGTAGATTTCAAAACCAGGATGTATTTATCAGTAGTACTGATTTGGATGGAGAAAACAAGGAAACTTTCAAAAGCACTACCGGTTTTGAAGTTTGTAGTCTAAAAAAGGATTCTTGTGTTGAGTTAAGTTCAGATCAAAGGATTATAGACTCAGAAATAAGCTTTACTTCACTTGAAATTGAACCGGACAGTAATAATTCAGCAGATAAAGACAGTCAAAACAGCAAAGTGAAgagtaaaaatgaaaaaagtaacACTTCAGCAGATAATCTAATGCATGCTTATGGTGGAACGGCTGAAAGAAATGATTCCAAAGACAATTTGGATGCTGAGATGTTTTTGGATGTAGAAGCAGAATCAGATATGTTCTTAGATGTGGCTAGCTCTGAATCAAAAATGAAAGGAAAAAGTGGACAGCTGCGTTCTGTAAGTGCTGATTGTCAGGGAAATATTGGTGGTTGTTTGAAGGATTTTGCCTCTGCTCTCTCTCTACCAAGCATTCATACTATGAAACAACATCAAATGCCAGGTACAGAAATGGATCAATCCGACGAAATCTGCAAGGAGTACATAGTGCAAAACGTCTTTAATACGGAAGAAGATGATGAATCACTTGGAAAGTTTCTTCAGAATTCTTGTCCCAATGTTAGAGAATCAAAAAGTTCATTACAACCAGAAGATGGTTCTGTTGAAAGTCTTTATGCCCGGCCAATGAAACCTTTACCTGGGAGCCATGCCAAGGAATATTACACTGGTCCTATGGTCAAGGAAGAAAGTGAAGCCCTTCTCTCCTGTGACGAGGTCAGCATACACATGGACAACACTGAGGAAGCAGACGAAGATGACCAGTTCTGGGAGATAGATCATAAGGCATCTAGCAATCTGTTCTACCCTGTTGCAAGACAGTCAAGTTCTATTTCAG ATTCAGAGGTGAGAGATGAACTACTACAGACAAAAATGACTGAATGGGAATCGGATGAGGTTCAGAAGCTGACAAATAAGCGGAATACACAGCTTCATGAAAACACCAGGAGGTTAACTTTACACCTGATGGTACATTTTTGTGAGATACGTCGTTCACTTCTGACCAAAGTTGATTCAAGCATGATCTACCAAAAGACAAAACTGGCAGcacatcaatggctgactatgCTTTTAGAGGAGCAGTTCATCGCCATTCAATATGCAAACAGGATGCTGACAATTCAGAGAA ATCCTTGTGCTGTAAGGAGGATCAGTTTAGGTGGTGAAGTACCAGAATGGCCCCTGAGCCTTACTGCACAGTGTGTTAGACAGTGCATACAGCATGTTTGTGATGCCATGACCTTACCTCAACGCTCAAACTACAGAGAGAGGCTTGACAAAGACATAAAGGAGACACTTACAGGCTATTTACATGAATCGATCAGACAGTTCTATGATCATCACAAAGAAACTGTCAATAG CAGTAACATATTGTCGTCGGTGTCAACAGAAAGTAGCACAGTCTGCCACCAGTCTCTGCCTGGTCCATATGTGTCACAGTCATCTCCAGAGCAGCAGCTAAGAG acCACTGCCAAGTGCTACCAAGATCAGCGGAGAATCTGAACACATTTCTACATGAAATTTCTTCCTTTTACATGGAATGTGTGCAGACATGCATTCTAATAGATAAGGATCACAGGCTCAGAGTCTGTGTATCACCAGTGTTCACCTGTTCTACAGAGCATCAGAAGGAAGTACAGGTGTTACTTGACCCACCACAATTATCACGCTCATTTATTGAGCTGTCCATAGAATCACAACTGTACAGAGTTGCCCTAACTGGAGCCAAGAACGAGTTATGGCTAGAGTATGAAGATCCCATTTCTGTTTACACAGCATTTCTCATGCAGAAGGTTACTCTTGACAAACTCAAAACTATGCTAACATGGTGTAATCCCTGTTCATGCGAAGAAAACCTTACAAATAACTCTCAGAGTCATGAATCCTTTCATGTCAAGGACACAGTTGACAGGCAGGCTGTGAAAGGTACTCACGGCCTTGTACAAAACTTGAAAGCAACCCTTAGTGGAAAGTTAGCGTCATACTCTGGAGTTTTGTCTCAGAAGTTAAGCTTACTAAGGGAGTCCAAATCTGCTTTGATTACAATGCTTACAAAGAAGTCTGATGCTAACATGAAAACAACTATAGAATTACATCCTCTGATTCCATTTCTTGACAAAAAATGGCATCGTCTTGGATTCCATCGGACTTTGAATGTTAAGAAAAACCTGACACAAGCTTTAATGTCAAAGTTGGTGAAAGATCTTAAAAGGGAAAGAGCCCAGTGTAAATTATCGGAAAACCATTTGTTACTTGGGAACATTTCCTGTTTGTATAGGATCGAAAAACAGATCTATGATGAACTGGACAGGAATGCGGAGGTCTGCTTTGAGCAGTGGTGTCCCTACATCCAACAAATCATAGATGACAACAAACTTGACTCTGACAGGACCAGAGACCAAATTTGTGCAGTG GTTGATGTTGCAAGTCAAAAGATGTTGGCGTCTCTAGAAAGCATTGTAACAGACCTAGTACAAAGGGAAATAATCCAATATAAAGCTGCCCAAGCCACCCAAATGTCCATCTGCCAGACAGACAAAATACAG GTGCCAGAGACAGATGATGGTGAGACAGTGACTAGCTATGAAATGAACTTTTCCGAACTCATAAAAG AATTTCAACCcatgaaaacatatttgtcCCGTGTCACCCAACTGGAGAAGGTAGTTACCAAAGAACTCATACAAGTCCATTTCTATGAACGATATCAACGAAAACACGACAAATTTGCTGCAATAACATTTCAACATGTTTTAGACTCTTACTACGAGAAAGACCCCGATATGATGGATACTACTCTCACAAACGTCAACCTCCAACAGCTAGAGTGGCACATTCTTGGTGAGAATACAAAGGTGATCCCAGGCTGGTTTGGAAGGCTGGTAACCTTTGTGATGTTCTGTCTGACTGTGTTTGGCCTGGTTTATGTTACACTCACTGGCAGCTCCCTGTCTGTCACTCAAATTCAGGAATGGATGGCTTGTTTCTGTATCAGCGTTGCTCTCTATGCATTTGTATTTGAGCCCTTTGTATCCATGGTTGGATATCTCGGATACTAG
- the LOC138321656 gene encoding uncharacterized protein isoform X2 — protein MFDQFPSKSGLSLWPDPPETNNEFMYYLCGGLGIIYLMCLILAYSSKKSKSSIIVVTPNEEVENEKLLHKYLLVLSTSLLPGSSCSSKAKVFIQLVGKKVKSNYNMIKVFSGDRFLFQRGNKDIILIRTKEYLGPLHEVKIVVSTGLSYIKWRPYSALVTCMTTGNTYPVDCRLINPTRTAVQGEDGIVFPYNNRRSCSCHAILRKIATFHPWLSPFNVPLRFGNFSQVDSTNFIFLALTLLMALTLVGYILTSTNVTETFSMEVEFVIMAAVTVAAVSIVMYLLSILLRNVKSGKKEIIDELFPKSVMIEKCTDEGNHVEKQVDLPGVKASQVQFSITHFPSWLSERSSQSVKSGDQSDTDFKSFMSIDMEREQNIVPDKQTPNLEADDNAANLGIGRFQNQDVFISSTDLDGENKETFKSTTGFEVCSLKKDSCVELSSDQRIIDSEISFTSLEIEPDSNNSADKDSQNSKVKSKNEKSNTSADNLMHAYGGTAERNDSKDNLDAEMFLDVEAESDMFLDVASSESKMKGKSGQLRSVSADCQGNIGGCLKDFASALSLPSIHTMKQHQMPGTEMDQSDEICKEYIVQNVFNTEEDDESLGKFLQNSCPNVRESKSSLQPEDGSVESLYARPMKPLPGSHAKEYYTGPMVKEESEALLSCDEVSIHMDNTEEADEDDQFWEIDHKASSNLFYPVARQSSSISDSEVRDELLQTKMTEWESDEVQKLTNKRNTQLHENTRRLTLHLMVHFCEIRRSLLTKVDSSMIYQKTKLAAHQWLTMLLEEQFIAIQYANRMLTIQRNPCAVRRISLGGEVPEWPLSLTAQCVRQCIQHVCDAMTLPQRSNYRERLDKDIKETLTGYLHESIRQFYDHHKETVNSNILSSVSTESSTVCHQSLPGPYVSQSSPEQQLRDHCQVLPRSAENLNTFLHEISSFYMECVQTCILIDKDHRLRVCVSPVFTCSTEHQKEVQVLLDPPQLSRSFIELSIESQLYRVALTGAKNELWLEYEDPISVYTAFLMQKVTLDKLKTMLTWCNPCSCEENLTNNSQSHESFHVKDTVDRQAVKGTHGLVQNLKATLSGKLASYSGVLSQKLSLLRESKSALITMLTKKSDANMKTTIELHPLIPFLDKKWHRLGFHRTLNVKKNLTQALMSKLVKDLKRERAQCKLSENHLLLGNISCLYRIEKQIYDELDRNAEVCFEQWCPYIQQIIDDNKLDSDRTRDQICAVVDVASQKMLASLESIVTDLVQREIIQYKAAQATQMSICQTDKIQVPETDDGETVTSYEMNFSELIKEFQPMKTYLSRVTQLEKVVTKELIQVHFYERYQRKHDKFAAITFQHVLDSYYEKDPDMMDTTLTNVNLQQLEWHILGENTKVIPGWFGRLVTFVMFCLTVFGLVYVTLTGSSLSVTQIQEWMACFCISVALYAFVFEPFVSMVGYLGY, from the exons ATGTTTGACCAGTTTCCATCCAAATCTGGCCTTTCTCTTTGGCCAGATCCAccagaaacaaataatgaattcATGTATTACTTGTGTGGGGGACTTGGTATTATCTACCTGATGTGTTTGATCTTGGCCTACTCTAGCAAAAAATCAAAG TCCAGTATAATTGTGGTGACTCCCAATGAAGAAGTGGAGAATGAAAAATTGCTACACAAGTATCTACTGGTATTATCTACATCACTTCTACCAG gTTCCAGCTGCTCATCAAAAGCTAAAGTATTCATACAGTTGGTTGGTAAAAAAGTGAAATCCAATTACAACATGATAAAGGTTTTCTCAGGGGACAGATTTCTGTTTCAACGTGGGAATAAAGACATTATTCTGATACGTACAAAGG AATACCTTGGTCCTCTTCATGAAGTCAAAATTGTGGTGTCAACTGGATTGAGTTACATCAAATG GAGACCATATTCTGCACTAGTAACTTGTATGACGACAGGGAACACCTATCCTGTGGACTGTCGACTTATAAACCCAACCAGGACTGCTGTACAGGGGGAGGACGGCATTGTTTTTCCGTACAATAACAG GAGGTCATGCAGCTGCCATGCCATTTTGAGAAAAATTGCAACATTTCACCcttggttatctccctttaatgtACCTCTAAGATTTGGCAATTTTTCACAAGTAGACAGCACAAACTTTATCTTTCTGGCATTGACCTTACTGATGGCCTTGACCTTGGTGGGTTACATTCTAACATCTACAAATGTCACAGAGACCTTTTCTATGGAAGTTGAGTTTGTAATCATGGCAGCAGTAACTGTGGCAGCTGTCAGTATTGTCATGTATCTACTGAGTATTTTACTGAGGAATGTGAAGTCAGGAAAGAAAGAAATCATTGATGAATTGTTTCCAAAATCTGTTATGATTGAAAAATGTACAGATGAAGGGAACCATGTAGAGAAACAGGTGGACTTACCTGGCGTTAAGGCGTCACAGGTACAATTTAGTATAACACATTTTCCTTCATGGCTCAGCGAAAGATCATCACAGAGTGTGAAAAGTGGAGATCAGTCTGATACTGACTTCAAGAGCTTTATGTCAATAGACATGGAGCGAGAACAAAACATTGTGCCAGACAAACAAACACCTAACCTGGAAGCTGATGACAATGCTGCCAATTTGGGTATAGGTAGATTTCAAAACCAGGATGTATTTATCAGTAGTACTGATTTGGATGGAGAAAACAAGGAAACTTTCAAAAGCACTACCGGTTTTGAAGTTTGTAGTCTAAAAAAGGATTCTTGTGTTGAGTTAAGTTCAGATCAAAGGATTATAGACTCAGAAATAAGCTTTACTTCACTTGAAATTGAACCGGACAGTAATAATTCAGCAGATAAAGACAGTCAAAACAGCAAAGTGAAgagtaaaaatgaaaaaagtaacACTTCAGCAGATAATCTAATGCATGCTTATGGTGGAACGGCTGAAAGAAATGATTCCAAAGACAATTTGGATGCTGAGATGTTTTTGGATGTAGAAGCAGAATCAGATATGTTCTTAGATGTGGCTAGCTCTGAATCAAAAATGAAAGGAAAAAGTGGACAGCTGCGTTCTGTAAGTGCTGATTGTCAGGGAAATATTGGTGGTTGTTTGAAGGATTTTGCCTCTGCTCTCTCTCTACCAAGCATTCATACTATGAAACAACATCAAATGCCAGGTACAGAAATGGATCAATCCGACGAAATCTGCAAGGAGTACATAGTGCAAAACGTCTTTAATACGGAAGAAGATGATGAATCACTTGGAAAGTTTCTTCAGAATTCTTGTCCCAATGTTAGAGAATCAAAAAGTTCATTACAACCAGAAGATGGTTCTGTTGAAAGTCTTTATGCCCGGCCAATGAAACCTTTACCTGGGAGCCATGCCAAGGAATATTACACTGGTCCTATGGTCAAGGAAGAAAGTGAAGCCCTTCTCTCCTGTGACGAGGTCAGCATACACATGGACAACACTGAGGAAGCAGACGAAGATGACCAGTTCTGGGAGATAGATCATAAGGCATCTAGCAATCTGTTCTACCCTGTTGCAAGACAGTCAAGTTCTATTTCAG ATTCAGAGGTGAGAGATGAACTACTACAGACAAAAATGACTGAATGGGAATCGGATGAGGTTCAGAAGCTGACAAATAAGCGGAATACACAGCTTCATGAAAACACCAGGAGGTTAACTTTACACCTGATGGTACATTTTTGTGAGATACGTCGTTCACTTCTGACCAAAGTTGATTCAAGCATGATCTACCAAAAGACAAAACTGGCAGcacatcaatggctgactatgCTTTTAGAGGAGCAGTTCATCGCCATTCAATATGCAAACAGGATGCTGACAATTCAGAGAA ATCCTTGTGCTGTAAGGAGGATCAGTTTAGGTGGTGAAGTACCAGAATGGCCCCTGAGCCTTACTGCACAGTGTGTTAGACAGTGCATACAGCATGTTTGTGATGCCATGACCTTACCTCAACGCTCAAACTACAGAGAGAGGCTTGACAAAGACATAAAGGAGACACTTACAGGCTATTTACATGAATCGATCAGACAGTTCTATGATCATCACAAAGAAACTGTCAATAG TAACATATTGTCGTCGGTGTCAACAGAAAGTAGCACAGTCTGCCACCAGTCTCTGCCTGGTCCATATGTGTCACAGTCATCTCCAGAGCAGCAGCTAAGAG acCACTGCCAAGTGCTACCAAGATCAGCGGAGAATCTGAACACATTTCTACATGAAATTTCTTCCTTTTACATGGAATGTGTGCAGACATGCATTCTAATAGATAAGGATCACAGGCTCAGAGTCTGTGTATCACCAGTGTTCACCTGTTCTACAGAGCATCAGAAGGAAGTACAGGTGTTACTTGACCCACCACAATTATCACGCTCATTTATTGAGCTGTCCATAGAATCACAACTGTACAGAGTTGCCCTAACTGGAGCCAAGAACGAGTTATGGCTAGAGTATGAAGATCCCATTTCTGTTTACACAGCATTTCTCATGCAGAAGGTTACTCTTGACAAACTCAAAACTATGCTAACATGGTGTAATCCCTGTTCATGCGAAGAAAACCTTACAAATAACTCTCAGAGTCATGAATCCTTTCATGTCAAGGACACAGTTGACAGGCAGGCTGTGAAAGGTACTCACGGCCTTGTACAAAACTTGAAAGCAACCCTTAGTGGAAAGTTAGCGTCATACTCTGGAGTTTTGTCTCAGAAGTTAAGCTTACTAAGGGAGTCCAAATCTGCTTTGATTACAATGCTTACAAAGAAGTCTGATGCTAACATGAAAACAACTATAGAATTACATCCTCTGATTCCATTTCTTGACAAAAAATGGCATCGTCTTGGATTCCATCGGACTTTGAATGTTAAGAAAAACCTGACACAAGCTTTAATGTCAAAGTTGGTGAAAGATCTTAAAAGGGAAAGAGCCCAGTGTAAATTATCGGAAAACCATTTGTTACTTGGGAACATTTCCTGTTTGTATAGGATCGAAAAACAGATCTATGATGAACTGGACAGGAATGCGGAGGTCTGCTTTGAGCAGTGGTGTCCCTACATCCAACAAATCATAGATGACAACAAACTTGACTCTGACAGGACCAGAGACCAAATTTGTGCAGTG GTTGATGTTGCAAGTCAAAAGATGTTGGCGTCTCTAGAAAGCATTGTAACAGACCTAGTACAAAGGGAAATAATCCAATATAAAGCTGCCCAAGCCACCCAAATGTCCATCTGCCAGACAGACAAAATACAG GTGCCAGAGACAGATGATGGTGAGACAGTGACTAGCTATGAAATGAACTTTTCCGAACTCATAAAAG AATTTCAACCcatgaaaacatatttgtcCCGTGTCACCCAACTGGAGAAGGTAGTTACCAAAGAACTCATACAAGTCCATTTCTATGAACGATATCAACGAAAACACGACAAATTTGCTGCAATAACATTTCAACATGTTTTAGACTCTTACTACGAGAAAGACCCCGATATGATGGATACTACTCTCACAAACGTCAACCTCCAACAGCTAGAGTGGCACATTCTTGGTGAGAATACAAAGGTGATCCCAGGCTGGTTTGGAAGGCTGGTAACCTTTGTGATGTTCTGTCTGACTGTGTTTGGCCTGGTTTATGTTACACTCACTGGCAGCTCCCTGTCTGTCACTCAAATTCAGGAATGGATGGCTTGTTTCTGTATCAGCGTTGCTCTCTATGCATTTGTATTTGAGCCCTTTGTATCCATGGTTGGATATCTCGGATACTAG